From Diceros bicornis minor isolate mBicDic1 chromosome 8, mDicBic1.mat.cur, whole genome shotgun sequence, a single genomic window includes:
- the LOC131409620 gene encoding small ribosomal subunit protein eS24 — protein MNDTVTIQTRKFMTNRLLQRKQMVIDVLHPGKATVPKTEIREKLAKMYKTTPDVIFVFGFRTHFGGGKTTGFGMIYDSLDYAKKNEPKHRLARHGLYEKKKTSRKQRKERKNRMKKVRGTAKANVGAGKK, from the coding sequence ATGAACGACACAGTAACTATCCAGACCAGGAAGTTCATGACCAACCGACTACTTCAGCGGAAACAAATGGTTATCGATGTCCTTCACCCTGGGAAGGCAACAGTACCTAAGACAGAAATTCGGGAAAAACTAGCCAAAATGTACAAGACCACACCAGATGTCATCTTTGTATTTGGATTCAGAACCCATTTTGGTGGTGGGAAGACAACTGGCTTTGGCATGATTTATGATTCCTTGGATTATGCAAAGAAAAATGAACCCAAACACAGACTTGCAAGACATGGCCTGTATGAGAAGAAAAAGACCTCAAGAAAACAGCGAAAGGAACGCAAGAACAGAATGAAGAAAGTCAGGGGAACTGCGAAGGCCAATGTCGGTGCTGGCAAAAAGTGA